The following proteins are encoded in a genomic region of Gammaproteobacteria bacterium:
- a CDS encoding potassium transporter Kef: MSIALIIVAYAVGLLAARLHLPPLVGYLVAGFVLFAFGFEATAGIETLSQIGVYLLLFGIGLKLKVGFLARPAVWGTATIHMIVFSALSAGVVLAIGVFGLPLATGLDLGQALMLGLAFSFSSTVLAVKLLETMNEAGSLSGRAAVGVLIVQDVFAVAFLVVTAGASPTWWAVPMILVIVALRPSFSWLVARSGHGELLVLLGFALAVGIGAGGFELVGLKPELGALLAGIAVSSHPQAGEMADRLLDFKDLFLVGFFLSIGLAGTPPIGAYVVAGLMLLLIPLKGALFFVLFTRFRLRTRTAFHSSLTLSTYSEFGLIVASASLAAGHLEQEWLSAIAVAVAASFVMVSVGNTARDRMYGVLSDRLAALERQPPLPEDAVLDCGYARVLVLGMGRVGVGAYDEISLRRGPVVVGMDRSERTVAFHTSRGRNVIRGDALDRDLWERLRFREEVELILIATDNHTSNLECVERAKEYLPDAQIGVIATYPDQVIELNDVGVGVARNLYEEAGQGLADDAIATVWGSSSGEESGDQSGA; encoded by the coding sequence ATGAGCATCGCTCTGATCATTGTCGCCTACGCCGTTGGATTGCTCGCTGCCCGTCTCCACCTTCCGCCTCTCGTCGGCTACCTCGTCGCCGGCTTTGTGCTTTTCGCGTTCGGATTCGAAGCCACCGCAGGGATCGAGACACTCAGCCAGATCGGTGTGTATCTACTCCTGTTCGGCATCGGTCTCAAGCTGAAGGTCGGTTTCCTCGCTCGTCCGGCAGTGTGGGGGACGGCCACGATTCACATGATTGTCTTCTCAGCGCTCTCGGCGGGCGTCGTGCTGGCCATCGGTGTATTCGGCCTGCCCCTTGCCACCGGTCTCGATCTTGGTCAGGCTTTGATGCTGGGACTGGCGTTCTCCTTCTCGAGCACGGTCCTTGCCGTCAAGCTCCTCGAAACGATGAACGAGGCAGGGTCCCTTTCGGGCCGTGCTGCGGTGGGCGTTCTGATCGTCCAGGATGTCTTCGCAGTCGCGTTTCTCGTGGTCACCGCCGGTGCCTCTCCGACGTGGTGGGCTGTGCCGATGATCCTGGTCATCGTGGCGCTGCGTCCAAGCTTCAGCTGGCTGGTTGCTCGCAGTGGCCACGGGGAGCTTCTCGTCCTCCTCGGATTCGCGCTCGCCGTTGGCATTGGAGCGGGCGGTTTCGAACTTGTGGGGCTCAAGCCCGAACTCGGAGCGCTGCTCGCCGGGATTGCAGTTTCCTCACACCCACAGGCGGGGGAGATGGCGGACCGCCTCCTCGATTTCAAGGATCTGTTCCTCGTCGGATTCTTCCTCTCGATCGGGCTTGCCGGGACACCGCCGATCGGAGCGTACGTTGTTGCAGGCTTGATGCTGCTCCTCATCCCCCTCAAGGGTGCGCTCTTCTTCGTGCTGTTCACCCGGTTCCGGCTGAGAACGCGCACGGCCTTCCACTCCTCATTGACCTTGTCGACCTACAGCGAGTTCGGCTTGATCGTGGCCAGTGCGAGCCTTGCCGCTGGGCATCTCGAGCAGGAGTGGTTGTCCGCGATAGCGGTCGCTGTTGCAGCGTCATTCGTCATGGTATCCGTTGGCAATACAGCTCGTGACCGGATGTACGGAGTTCTCTCGGATCGTCTCGCGGCTCTTGAACGACAGCCACCCCTGCCCGAGGATGCAGTGCTCGATTGCGGATACGCACGCGTTCTCGTGCTTGGCATGGGACGGGTCGGGGTGGGAGCGTACGATGAGATCTCTCTTCGGCGGGGCCCTGTGGTCGTCGGGATGGATCGGAGCGAGCGAACCGTGGCATTTCACACAAGTCGCGGGCGCAATGTCATACGAGGTGATGCGCTCGACCGGGACCTCTGGGAGCGACTTCGGTTTCGGGAAGAAGTCGAGTTGATCCTGATAGCGACCGACAATCATACGTCGAATCTCGAGTGCGTTGAGCGTGCGAAGGAGTATCTGCCAGATGCGCAGATAGGGGTGATAGCGACGTACCCGGATCAGGTCATCGAGTTGAACGACGTCGGCGTCGGCGTAGCGCGAAATCTGTACGAGGAAGCCGGGCAGGGTCTTGCAGATGACGCTATTGCGACGGTCTGGGGGTCGAGTTCAGGCGAGGAGAGCGGCGATCAGTCGGGTGCGTGA